From Actinomycetota bacterium:
GACGAACTGGTCGTGGAGGAGCCGCGCCGGGGCGAGGGGATAGGCGGCATGCTCGTGGAGCGGGCACTGGAGCTGGCGCGGGAGGTGGGCTGCCGCCGCGTCGAGCTGGACTCCGCCCTCCACCGCGAGGGCGCCCACCGTTTCTACGAGAGCCACGGCTTCGAGGCGATATGCCTGCTCTTCAGCAGGGAGCTATAAGCAGGGGGGACGCGACCGCCTTCCGTGCCCTCGAGCCGATGGCACAGCCTTCGGTGCGGGCCTGCCCGCTCAGTCCCTAACGCGACGCAGCAGGACGGTGACGGCGTTCTCCTTGTCCACGCAGTCGAACTCGATCTCCTCCGGGTTGCCCCACTCCGCGGGGAAGCCCCCGCCATACTCGAGCATGACGATATAGGGGAAGATGTCGTGATACAGGTAGCCGCACAGCCCGCCCGAAGAGAGCCCGCTCAGCGCTATCTCGTCTCCCACCTTGTGGCCCGCTTCGCAGGTCCCCTTGACCGCCTTCACCGTCGCCACCAACCGGTAGCCAAG
This genomic window contains:
- a CDS encoding TIGR04076 family protein is translated as MAEVEQLGYRLVATVKAVKGTCEAGHKVGDEIALSGLSSGGLCGYLYHDIFPYIVMLEYGGGFPAEWGNPEEIEFDCVDKENAVTVLLRRVRD